ATAAACACATAGATTCAAAAGAAGACTATGATTTATACTATAAAAAAGGTGGAGAATACTATCAAAAAATGATAGATAGTTTTGCACCATATGATATTAAAGAAAGTCAAATATCTTGGATATATTATTTTGATGATACAAAAGAAAGCGCAAAACAAAAAATAAGTGACGCTGATATCATCTATTTTCCAGGTGGATCACCTGATCAAATGATGACACGTATTATCGAGTTTGAATTAAAAGAACATATAGAAGCACAAGACAAAATATTCATAGGTTCTTCAGCCGGCACAATGATTCAGTTTGCTGATTACCACATATCAAAAGATATAGATTACGATTGTTTTAGTCTTCAAGAAGGATTAACTTTAATTAGTGATTTCATCATTGAAGTACATTATAGAAGAAGAAAAAAACAAAAGAGTGCATTAAGAAAAATGCATCGACTAACACATAAGAATATTTATGGAATACCTGATAATGGTGCCATTATCTATGATAATAATAAAATCATATTACTTAATGATGCATCGCAATTATACAACCACAAAGGAGTCATTAGAAAATGAAAAAGTTTTTAATAATTTATATTATCATCAGTTTATTATTTGGTGTCGCGATTTACTTTGTAACCTTAACATTAGCTTATAATCAAAGAGTATACGATGTCTACTATGAGTTGGCTGATGAAGCAGTAGCAACACTTGATTTTGATGATTTCATCAGTATGCAATCTATTTCTTATCAGAAGATTCATCGAGAAGAAACTGATTCGTACACGATTGATGTTTATCATGTAATTGGGAAAAATGATGAAACCTATATTAATCAGTTTGGTCTATTCATTGTACCAACACAAGAGGTTGATTTTGCTCTTGATGTAGAAGATTTAGATGACCAAACTGGTATTAGAGTTATTAAATTAAATGGCGAAGATGCAAATGAAACTATATATGAAACTTATACAGAACCAAGTTATGAAGGTGCCGCTGTTAGTTATGGATTATCTTTAATGTCATTTTATTTTTATGCAATTGATTTTGATGAAGATCTAGAATTAGAAATTGAACTGTATGATTATAATGGAGATATGTTTGCTAATTTTAATCAAAATATTATTTCTCAACAGTATCCAGATTTAGATGATGGATTTAGTCCAGGCATGGATGCTGATTACTTAGCAGAACTCATCGATCAAGATACTTATGTCTATCCAAAACTCATTAGAAATATGACAATTTTCATCGTTTCTGATATCATTCTAGGTTCACTTATATATTTTTTTATTAAGAGAAAGAATCAATAATTTCTTTCTCTTTTTTTTCTGTTTAGATTGATTTTTATTTTTTATCAATTATAATGAGTAAAGTAGAGGTGAATATAATGAAACATATTAGAACCAGTAAATATGATAATGAAAGATTTAATATAGTGAAAGAAAAAGAAACATTCCCAAAGCTTACAATGGAGCTTAAGATTGATCCGAATAAAACAATGCAGTCGATCATAGGTTTTGGTGGAGCATTTACTGAATCAAGTGCATATAATCTTTTAAGAATCAGCAAGGAACAAAGATTAAAAGCTATTAAAGATTATTTTGATCCAGTAGATGGATTAGGATATACCCTTGGTAGAGTATCCATACACGGATGCGATTTTAGTTTAAATAGTTATTTATATATTGATGATTATGATGATTCGCTTAATTCATTTTCAATTAAACGAGATCAACCAATCATTGATTTAATTAATGATGCATCAGCTATTAGAAAACAAGACATTAAAATTTTAGCTTCTCCTTGGACACCACCATTTTGGATGAAAGATAATAATTCACCCATTAGAGGCGGAAAATTGTTACCAAAATATGATCAAATCTGGGCAGACTATTTTGTTAAGTTTATTAAAGCTTATGAAGAAAAAGGTATAAATGTATTCTCAGTTACAGTTCAAAACGAGCCTATGGCAGCTCAAAGATGGGATTCATGTATTTTTGAAGCTGATGATGAAGCAAGATTTGTTAAAGTTTTAGGAAAGACTTTCAAACAACATGATTTGAAACAAAACATTTATATATGGGATCATAATCGTGATCAAATGTTAGAAAGAACTAAAGCGGTTTTAAAAGACAAAGAAGCGTATAAGTATGTTTATGGAACTGCATTTCATTGGTATGATCAAGAAGAATTTGAAGAAGTAAAAAAAACACATGACGCATTTCCAGAAAAACATTTACTTTTTACAGAAGGCTGTCAAGAAAACGGGCCACATCTTGGAGATTATGCTATTGGTGAAAGATATGGCAGAAATATGATAAACGATTTTAGAAATTATAATGAAGGATATATTGATTGGAATCTATTTTTAGATGATGTCGGTGGACCTAATCATGTAAATAATTTATGTTCTGCACCGATACATATTAAAGTTTTTAATGAAGAAGTTTATAGAAATTTGAGTTACTATTATATTGGTCATTTTTCTAAATATATTATGCCAAATGCTGTTCAAATTGAATCTAAAGGGGATAAAGATTTATATTATATTGCTTTTAAAAATCCAGATGATAGTTATGTTGTTATTATTCAAAATGAAAAAGAACAAGATTTCAAAATCAATATAAAAGGATTGAAAAAACCAATCGAGGTTCTTAGTAAAGCACATAGTATTTCAACATTATTAATTTAAAGTTAAATAAAAAGGAGCATATTGAACTGCTCCCCGTTTAGTAGACATTAAATAAAAAGGGGCTTAGTGGTTTTAAGGGGTTTGAAATTCGAGGAAAATTTTAATTTAGGCACTTTCATACTACAATTAAGTATGGAGGTGTTTTTATTATGGCAAAAAAAGGACAAATTTTTAAGAAGTATCCTTTAGATTTGAAGCTAAAGATTGTGAAAGAAAAAATTGATGTTGGAAAGAGTTATAAATTTCTTTCAGATCATTATAAAATTAGCGAAGGAACCATAACGACTTGGGTATATATGTATCGTAGAGATGGGGGACTTGATATCAAACAAAAAGGCAGACCAGTAGAGCTAGATATAGACTACAAAGAACGCTATGAAATCTTAAAAAAATTCCAGGACTTCTTGGGGGTGGTCGAACAAAAGAAAAAATAATTTTTATTGATAGATACCGAAAAACATATAACCTTAGATCAATGTGCGAGGTATTAGGTGTAGGACTTAAAAACTATTATAAATATAGAGGTGTATTGGATCCTGACTATAAAGTATATCGTCTAGTCAAAGAGGTATTTGATAGCAGCAAGAAAACATATGGATATAGACGCATAGCTGATGAAATACGCGATTGTAAAGGTATTATCATCAACTATAAGAAAGTCCTTAGAATCATGCGCAAGTATGGAATTCAAGCTCAATACATTAGAAATATCAAACCTAATTACAGTAAGAAATGCATAGAAGAAAATATCAAGGATGATTTATTAAAAAGAAAGTTTAATCAAAGAGGATGGGTCACAGATATAACATACCTTATCTTTGGAAGTAAAAGGGCATATTTATCTACGATATTGGATTTAAAAACTAGAAAAGTAGTCTCACATATCATCAGTTCTAGAAATGATAACAAGCTCGTTATGGATACATTAAATCTAGCAATCAGTAAAACAAAAGATCTAAACGGACTCATTATCCATTCAGATCAAGGGTCTCCGTATGTTTCAACAGAATATAGAATTATCTGCGAATCTAATGGTATACTCATTTCCATGTCAAGAAGGGGTACACCATTAGACAACGCAGTGATTGAGAGTTTCCATTCAATACTAAAAAAAGAAACTCTGTACAATAATGATATCAAAAATTTAAAAGAATATATACAATTAGTGGAAGAATGGATAGAATTTTATAACACCACAAGGAGAAAACAAAAAAAGTAGACCCTTTTTTATTAGTGTCTACTTTTTGGGGTCCACTTCATATCGCTTCTTTTTTTGTAAGCGTTTCACTTTTTTTAATAAAAGACTTTACTTTTAAATAAAATCTATTATAATGGAATTAGGAAACCGATTTCTTGAGGTGGCAAAATGATTATTAAAAAGCATATAGAAAGCAATAAAAACACTGGATATTATTTTCCTATGTTTAACTTAAAAGGGTTTAGATCATCAATTACGCCCTTTTTTGGTGGAGATGTAAAGACTGATCTTCATCATTATGCAACAGAACCTACATCAGAATTGGGTTTATTTGAACATACGCAATCGAGAAATGTCATTTTTGATATTGATCATAATTTATATTTTTTAAATGGACAAACACAATTACAACAAAATGATAGCATTGATTATGAAGTAGGACCTTTATATCAAAAAGTAAATAGACATAATAAACTTCATGATATATCAACAACTTCTTTTGTTTTATTAAATGAAATGGCAGAAGTACATGAAATAGTATATACAAATAAAACAAAAAAAGACCAGCATATAAAAGTTACTACTGCAACACCGATGTATGCAAGAAGTGTTGATAATTTGCATGATCATCGACATGTAACATCTTTATTAAACACAATTGATGTTTTAAATGGTGCAATTAAAGTTAAACCGACACTTTCATTTGATGAAAGAGGTCATCAAGTTAACGATACGACTTACTATTTTATTGCGTCAAGTGATGATATGCATATTAAAGGCTACATTCCTACTCAAGAAGATTATTTAAACCAGGGTTCATTCCATTTTCCAAAAGGCTTGGATAAATTAAAAGAACAAGGATATCACATAGATGGTTATGAAGCAATGGGCGGCATAGCATTTGATGGCATTATAATTAAACCAAATGAATCTGTAACATTTTATATGGCTATAGCTATTCAAAAAGAAGATATGGATATAAATCAGTTTAGAAAAACATATTTATCAACATCAGGGTTTCATAAGGCTTTAGATGAAGTAATAGCTTTTTTTGAAACATATTTAAGTCAATTGAAGTTTGAAATCGATACTGATGAAACATCAAAACAATTAAATTGGGTATCATTACAACCATTACTTAGAAGATATTATGGGAATTCATTCATGCCACATCATGATTATGGTAAAGGTGGACGCGGATGGCGTGATTTATGGCAAGATTTACTCGCATTAATTATGATGAATGATGATAGTGTTTATGAACTATTGTATAGTAATTTCCAAGGCGTTAGAATTGATGGTTCTAATGCGACAATTATTGGAGATCAACCAGGTGAATTTAAGGCGGATCGTAATCAAATAACAAGAGTTTGGTCTGATCATGGAGTTTGGCCATTAATCACAACTAAACTTTACATTGATGAAACAGGGGATGTTGACTTTTTATTGAAAGAACAATCATATTTTTCTGATCAGTTCACACATTATACTAGACAAATTAAAAAGATTAATGAACAAAATATATTAATTGATGAAAATAACAAAATATATAAGGGCTCAATTTTAGAACATCTACTTATTGAAAACCTAGTGGGTTTTCATAATATCGGAAAACATGGATTCACTAGACTAGAAGATGCTGATTGGAATGATGGATTAGATATGGCACATGAAAATGGTGAAACGATTGCGTTTACACACATGTATGCTGAAAATTTAAGTATTTTAGCGCATTTGCTAAAATCTACAAATTTAAAATCTATAAATTTATTAGACGATATCGAGGTTTTATTAACCAAAAACGCAAATTTACAAACTTATTTTGATAGAGTATCTCAATTTAAAGGCAACAAGGTATCTTTTAATATAAATTATCTTTTTGAAAGATTAATGAAACTATCAGAAGATAAGAAAAAATTTATTAATGATAATGCATATGAAGAAAATAAATATCAAAGTTATTATGATAAAAACGGAGAATTATTAGATGATAAAACTTCAATTGCTTTAACAGGTCAAGCAATGGCACTCATAGCACACACTCCAACTCAGGAACAAGCTCAAAAAATAGCTTTTCACACAAAAGAAAAGCTTTTCGATACAAGTGTTGGTGGATATCATTTAAATACAAATTATCAAAAAGTATTAACTAATATGGGTAGAGCATTTGGATTTGCATATAATCATAAAGAAAATGGAGCAGTATTCGCTCATATGGCTATGATGTATGCTTATGGGTTATATGAATATAATTTAGTTGATGAAGCAAGACAAGCAACATTTCAACTATTAAAGCAAGCTCAAAAAGAAGACTCTCAAGTATTAGCTGGCATACCTGAATATTTTTCTGATAAAGGTCACGGAAAGTATTCATATCTTACTGGATCAGCTAGTTGGTTATTACTATTACTTAGAAAACAAATATTTGGACTCGAATTTAATTTAGGAAAATTAACACTTAATCCGAAATTGACAAAAGAAGATTTCATAAATCAAAGTGCATCAATAGTAACAAATATATTTGGTAAAACAGTCAAAATAACATATCACAATCCGAAAAATTTAGATTATGGTCAATATAAAATTAAAGATATATTTATAAATGATAAAGAAGTACACATGCCTATTACAAAAATTAATGGAAGTATAGAGGTGCATCTAGATGAAATTGTATGATACTTATGATTTATTAGGAATTGGATATCAAAAAATATTTAACTTTCAATCCTGGAGAATTGCTAAATTAAATTATATTAAAGAACTTGACATCCAAAATCTTAATTTTATTGAATGTCATCATGAAACTGATGAAATATTCGTATTAATTCAAGGAAAATGTGATATGTTTATATTAAAAGAAGATTCCCCAAAAACATTTGAACACTTTTCCTTAGAAACACAAAAAATATATCGTATACCTAAAGGTGTTTATCACGCTCATGCTCTTTCTAAAGACGCACAGATACTTATTATTGAAGAAGACGATACATGTGATGGTAATTCTCATCGTGTCTATCTAAACGAGCAAGAAATTAAAAACTTACAATTATCAACATGTGGAGGTAATTGATGAATTACAAACTAGTATGGCAAGATTTATTTGATCAAGATAAATTAGATTTAAACACATGGAATATTGTAACGGGTGGCAATGGATTTGGAAATAATGAAGATCAATATTATACAAGTCAAGAAAAGAATCTATTTATTAAAGATCAAACATTGCATATAGTTGCATATAAAGAAGCGTATAAGCAAAGAAATTACACTTCAGCTAAAATCTCTACAAAAAATAAAAAGCTTATTAAATATGGACGCATTGATGTATTAGCTCATGTACCTAGAGGTATGGGGACTTGGCCAGCAATTTGGTTACTAGGTGAAAATATTAATGAAAGTGGTTGGCCATTATGCGGTGAAATAGATATGATGGAACATGTAGGAAATCACGAAGGATTCTTTCATTATTCTCTTCACTCAAAGACATTTAATCATAACAAACGCAATCAACCTACATACATTTATGAAGATCAAAAATTGCTTGATGGATTTCATTTATATCGTCTTGATTGGGAAGAAGATAAAATCTCATTTTATGTAGATGACAAGCATATGGCGACATTTAAAAAACCTCAAGATGCAACCGTCGAACAATGGCCATTTGATCAATCTTTCTATTTTATTTTAAATCTTGCGATTGGTGGTAGTTGGGGAGGATATATTGATGATTCAATGTTTCCTGTTGCATTTAAGATTAAGCACGTTAAAGTATACGAAAGAAGTGATGAAAATTGAACAAGAAAAGAACAATTTATAATATCGCAAAAGAACTAGATTTAGCTCCTGGAACGATTTCAAAAGTAATTAATAATACTGGAAATGTTTCTGATTCAACTAGAAAAAGAGTACTAGCGTATATAAAAAAAGTAGGATATGTACCTAATAATTCAGCTAGAATGCTTAAGTCTAAAAGAACTTATACAGTAGGTATTGTATTTACTGAAGAATCTGATGTAGGATTAGAACATTCATTCTTTTCTAGTATTTTGCAACATTTTAAAACATTTGTTGAAGTACAAGGATATGAACTTAGTTTTATTGTTAAAAAACTAGGACAACATGAATTATCATATTACGAATGGTGTATGAATAAACGTGTAGATGGCGTTTATATCGTTGTTGGTAACTATGATGATAAGGGGTTATATGAACTTGTTGAAAGTTCTATACCAGCCGTATCAACAGATATGTTACTTCCAAAACTTCATACTGTAATCAGCGATAATGATCAAGGCGTTAAACTGATATTTGATTATATAAAAGAAGAGTTGAAGCTTAAAAATATTGCATACATATCTGGACCTAAATCTTCTAAAGCCTTTAATGAACGTGTAGATGCTTATCATAAATACACACAAGAATACCAGTTGAATCAAACATCAGAAGTCATCTACGCAGATAGCTTTGGATTTACAAGTGGATATAATGCCGTATACAAGTTATTAAAAAAACCTGAACAAAAACCTGAACTTATTATGGTTGCTAGTGATGATATTGCACTAGGGGTTTTAAAAGGTTTATCTGATATGCATATTAAAGTACCAGAGGACATCCAAGTTGTTGGCTTTGATGATATTGCATTTTCTAAGCATTTTACCCCATCGCTTACAACAATAAGACAAGATAGAAAATTGTTAGGCCAAACCGCAGCTAGACTTTTAATTGAACTTATGGACAACCCAAACAAGGATGTTTCTGAGATTGTAAAATTACCAGTTGAATTAGTCATCAGAGAGTCTACAAGAAAAAAATAAATTTTTATATTGAAAACGGTTTCTTTATATGTTATGATATAAATATAATGAAAAAAGAAATCGGTTTCCTAAAAAGGCGGAACCGGTCTCCTTTAAAAAAAGAAACCGATTTCCTTAAAAAGGAGAGAAATATGGAAAATTATCATTTCAAACTTAATAATTATCAAAAGCAAAAACCATTTTCTAGCTTTTTAAGTGGGGTCTCTGGATTAAAAGGTATCCCTTTATGGGCTTTTTATGTCAATAGAGGTCAACTTATCTCATCTTTTGGTATTAGAAATAAAGATGGCGCAATCATGGAGTTCTTTCCAGCTAATGCAGCTTATCATTATGTATCTAGAATTGGATTTAGAACATTCATAAAGATTGATAACAAAGTTTATGAATGTTTTAAAGAGCAAGGTGAATATCAAACATTAGATGTTTATCAAGATCGAGTATCTATAACACAAAACTTAGAAGAAGAAAAAATTTCAATAAAGATTACCTATTTCACACTTCCTAATGAAAGAATGGCAGCTTTAGTTAGAAAAGTTGAAATCATAAATCACAGTAATGATGAAAGACAAATTGAAATTGTTGATGGATTGGCACAGATTTTACCAACAGGTGTTGATTATGGAGGATATAAAGCCATTTCAAATTTATTACAAAGTTGGATGCAAACCAAAAACAAAGAAGAGTATGTGTTTTATACTTTAAGGGGTTCAACCGGAGATGAAGCAGAAGTAAGTGAAATCAGCGAAGGTAACTTCGTGCACTCAAGATCGAGTATAAAACCCACTTACATTTACGATTATAAGGCTTTATTTTTAGAAGATACATCATTAGAAATACCATATGCTTTTATAAATGGTGATATTTTAGAACAAAAACAAACACACGTTAATCAAGTACCAGCAGCAATGGTGCATTACGCTTTTAAATTAAATAAAGAATTTAAATTTGTATCCATGTTTGGATATAGTGAAACAGAAGATAAATTAGATGAATTTGTTAAAAAGACTAATTTGAACTATTTTTTAAATAAAGAATCTGAAAATAAACAAATTCATGATGAAATAACGAGCACGATTAAAATGAAAACTAATTTTCCGATTTATGATGCATACTTAAAACAATGTTATCTCGATAATGTATTACGCGGTGGTTATCCAATACAAATTGAAGCTAAAGATAAAGATGCTACGTATTATATATATTCAAGAAAACACGGTGATTTAGAGAGAGATTATAATTTCTTTAATTTAGAGCCAGCTTATTATTCTCAAGGCAATGGTAATTTCAGAGATGTACTTCAAAATAGAAGAAATGACTTAGTATTCTTTCCAAAAAT
The sequence above is drawn from the Mariniplasma anaerobium genome and encodes:
- a CDS encoding Type 1 glutamine amidotransferase-like domain-containing protein — translated: MTHILLSRGIIGRDDMVKELKNIIKKEYKVCILAFSFFDKHIDSKEDYDLYYKKGGEYYQKMIDSFAPYDIKESQISWIYYFDDTKESAKQKISDADIIYFPGGSPDQMMTRIIEFELKEHIEAQDKIFIGSSAGTMIQFADYHISKDIDYDCFSLQEGLTLISDFIIEVHYRRRKKQKSALRKMHRLTHKNIYGIPDNGAIIYDNNKIILLNDASQLYNHKGVIRK
- a CDS encoding glycoside hydrolase family 30 protein; this encodes MKHIRTSKYDNERFNIVKEKETFPKLTMELKIDPNKTMQSIIGFGGAFTESSAYNLLRISKEQRLKAIKDYFDPVDGLGYTLGRVSIHGCDFSLNSYLYIDDYDDSLNSFSIKRDQPIIDLINDASAIRKQDIKILASPWTPPFWMKDNNSPIRGGKLLPKYDQIWADYFVKFIKAYEEKGINVFSVTVQNEPMAAQRWDSCIFEADDEARFVKVLGKTFKQHDLKQNIYIWDHNRDQMLERTKAVLKDKEAYKYVYGTAFHWYDQEEFEEVKKTHDAFPEKHLLFTEGCQENGPHLGDYAIGERYGRNMINDFRNYNEGYIDWNLFLDDVGGPNHVNNLCSAPIHIKVFNEEVYRNLSYYYIGHFSKYIMPNAVQIESKGDKDLYYIAFKNPDDSYVVIIQNEKEQDFKINIKGLKKPIEVLSKAHSISTLLI
- a CDS encoding IS3 family transposase, which codes for MDRYRKTYNLRSMCEVLGVGLKNYYKYRGVLDPDYKVYRLVKEVFDSSKKTYGYRRIADEIRDCKGIIINYKKVLRIMRKYGIQAQYIRNIKPNYSKKCIEENIKDDLLKRKFNQRGWVTDITYLIFGSKRAYLSTILDLKTRKVVSHIISSRNDNKLVMDTLNLAISKTKDLNGLIIHSDQGSPYVSTEYRIICESNGILISMSRRGTPLDNAVIESFHSILKKETLYNNDIKNLKEYIQLVEEWIEFYNTTRRKQKK
- a CDS encoding GH36-type glycosyl hydrolase domain-containing protein, which translates into the protein MIIKKHIESNKNTGYYFPMFNLKGFRSSITPFFGGDVKTDLHHYATEPTSELGLFEHTQSRNVIFDIDHNLYFLNGQTQLQQNDSIDYEVGPLYQKVNRHNKLHDISTTSFVLLNEMAEVHEIVYTNKTKKDQHIKVTTATPMYARSVDNLHDHRHVTSLLNTIDVLNGAIKVKPTLSFDERGHQVNDTTYYFIASSDDMHIKGYIPTQEDYLNQGSFHFPKGLDKLKEQGYHIDGYEAMGGIAFDGIIIKPNESVTFYMAIAIQKEDMDINQFRKTYLSTSGFHKALDEVIAFFETYLSQLKFEIDTDETSKQLNWVSLQPLLRRYYGNSFMPHHDYGKGGRGWRDLWQDLLALIMMNDDSVYELLYSNFQGVRIDGSNATIIGDQPGEFKADRNQITRVWSDHGVWPLITTKLYIDETGDVDFLLKEQSYFSDQFTHYTRQIKKINEQNILIDENNKIYKGSILEHLLIENLVGFHNIGKHGFTRLEDADWNDGLDMAHENGETIAFTHMYAENLSILAHLLKSTNLKSINLLDDIEVLLTKNANLQTYFDRVSQFKGNKVSFNINYLFERLMKLSEDKKKFINDNAYEENKYQSYYDKNGELLDDKTSIALTGQAMALIAHTPTQEQAQKIAFHTKEKLFDTSVGGYHLNTNYQKVLTNMGRAFGFAYNHKENGAVFAHMAMMYAYGLYEYNLVDEARQATFQLLKQAQKEDSQVLAGIPEYFSDKGHGKYSYLTGSASWLLLLLRKQIFGLEFNLGKLTLNPKLTKEDFINQSASIVTNIFGKTVKITYHNPKNLDYGQYKIKDIFINDKEVHMPITKINGSIEVHLDEIV
- a CDS encoding cupin domain-containing protein: MKLYDTYDLLGIGYQKIFNFQSWRIAKLNYIKELDIQNLNFIECHHETDEIFVLIQGKCDMFILKEDSPKTFEHFSLETQKIYRIPKGVYHAHALSKDAQILIIEEDDTCDGNSHRVYLNEQEIKNLQLSTCGGN
- a CDS encoding glycoside hydrolase family 16 protein; protein product: MNYKLVWQDLFDQDKLDLNTWNIVTGGNGFGNNEDQYYTSQEKNLFIKDQTLHIVAYKEAYKQRNYTSAKISTKNKKLIKYGRIDVLAHVPRGMGTWPAIWLLGENINESGWPLCGEIDMMEHVGNHEGFFHYSLHSKTFNHNKRNQPTYIYEDQKLLDGFHLYRLDWEEDKISFYVDDKHMATFKKPQDATVEQWPFDQSFYFILNLAIGGSWGGYIDDSMFPVAFKIKHVKVYERSDEN
- a CDS encoding LacI family DNA-binding transcriptional regulator, whose translation is MNKKRTIYNIAKELDLAPGTISKVINNTGNVSDSTRKRVLAYIKKVGYVPNNSARMLKSKRTYTVGIVFTEESDVGLEHSFFSSILQHFKTFVEVQGYELSFIVKKLGQHELSYYEWCMNKRVDGVYIVVGNYDDKGLYELVESSIPAVSTDMLLPKLHTVISDNDQGVKLIFDYIKEELKLKNIAYISGPKSSKAFNERVDAYHKYTQEYQLNQTSEVIYADSFGFTSGYNAVYKLLKKPEQKPELIMVASDDIALGVLKGLSDMHIKVPEDIQVVGFDDIAFSKHFTPSLTTIRQDRKLLGQTAARLLIELMDNPNKDVSEIVKLPVELVIRESTRKK